The Aspergillus flavus chromosome 2, complete sequence region AGTtggtgggtttgggtttgggtttggttttgggacgaggtttggttttgatagttggtttggttttggggtttggggagggggttggCGGGTGTGAGGggtgggagggagaggagggttGTTGtgagggtggtgaggagggttAATGGGAAGTGCATTTTTGGTTTGTGATTGATGGTGCTGATTTAGATTGTTTGGTTTGGCTTGGCTTTGGGTTCTttttggttgggttgggttttgcttctcttggaggggagggggttTTATATTGTTGGTTGGTTGCTTGCTCTATGTATTGTCTACATATCCTTGTACATCTCTAAATTGGTATACTTGTGTACTGTGTTTCATAGTAAGACCTGACATTGCTTGATGTCTTACCTTGACAGAATCTCCCGAAGTTTACCTTTGATGGTGGTATTGCTGCAAGGGGGTTTGTGTATAGTTCTTGGATTGATGCACTTGCATCTCACACATAACAGGTCCTTGACTGTGTTGCGCAATTGGAGAGTAATACGACGATCGGTGCATTTACTGGAATGCATGTACAGTGAGCAAAAGGTCTGGATGCAGGCACTTGGGAAAGTACCAAGTTTATATCGTATTATAGCTAGGGTTTGACAAGGCACGGTAATTGCTTCATACTACTACATTCAATATGTAACCCTCCTATAGGCAAGGAATAGGTGCATATCTCGGAGCGGGTGTAACGTGGCTCGTTAAAATTCTGGCGGGTCTGCGTTGGACAACAATGCAGGGCTGTCTCCGTTCCACATGCATGGGTCCACTCCAGACCACTTTTTAAAGCGGCGTCGATGCTTTCCATGGCGAAATAACCCTCACCATTACTTTAGAGATAGGCTATTTCTTGCTATGTATCGTGGTACTGGTGTGGGCTAATCAGAAGGTACAATATCCGCATGGTTATATTTCAAGGTCACAATCATGTCTGCTAATACTTTATATGGAATTTCAAGCTCCTGTACAGCGATGGTATTTACATGTATAGTCAATGATAAGTATATACAAGAACACAACAAATCAACCAGTTACGAGGCCAGGCTCGCATGATCTCCAAGAGATACACACGGCTGGCAACGTCCGTGACACCAACTTAGGTTCGCAACACGACTCGACTTGTCACATGTCTTCGAAGCTTAACACGGAGGATTTTAAGCAACGGGAACAATGATGCTACTGAGTGGAACGTTGCCCTTCCGAGCCACTACCTGGAAATAAGGGCTCCTCAAGTTGTTAACATCTACAGCGGTCTCGAAGCCAGTCCGCTTGGCAGATGTAATAAAGGTATGGTCGGTAGCCTCAGGCGAGCTGGCCGTGTAGATGGCCCAGTTGTCATACTCAGTGGCTCCATTCCAGCTCATATGGACCGTGGCAGAAGTTGAATGCCGCTCAATCACAACTGCAGGTTTCCAGAAAGGGGTAGCCTTCCACTGGCACTTGTAGCCACGGTAGGACGCAACGGCATTGTCATCCCCAAACTGGGCGGTGAGGACGGCATTGTTGTCGGCGTCAAATTCTTTCACCTTCGAGATCGAGCCGTAACCCATGAAGACGTGGTTCGTTTCCTCGCTCATCAGCTGGTAGCTTCCCTGGCTGACACTGTGGAtgacatcatcaccatcgtTCATGGTCCGCAGCGTGGTAACCTTCCGGTTGACCAGGTCTAACGACAGGCTCAGACCGGTGGTGGGAGCCACCGTTTCCGTGGGTGTGTTGGCATTGTTAAACAAATCCAGGACCATGCCCTCATTCGTCTGGTTGTAGACGCGCATGTCGTGCTGCCATGAGAAGATGGCACCATCGTCGATCTCAAAGTCACCAACACTCTTCTCACCCTAAAAGAACCGTTAGTGCTGAAAGTGATCAGCATCAAAGAGCAGAGACTTACACTTAGTCGCCACATGACCGTGCCGTTCTCAGCGATGAAGTAGCCGGACCAGTAGTGACGCAGAGAGATAATCCAGCCTCCATCTACGAGCTCAACCGAATTGATGTGATACGCATCCCATGGCTTTTCTTGGGTGCCATAGTCATCACCCAGACCTTGCTTGGACTGTTCCAGGGGGATGGCTTGTATATGTTCAAGGGCACTCCATTGATACACGATGTTATTGGTTGCGATATCGATCTCGAAAAACATGCCATCCAGCATATAGTCATCCATCTTACCGCCAATGGAGGTCAGATCATACTGAGTGATGTTGTAAGCGGTCACCAACAGAGTGTTGCGACTAGTTACGTGGCTCTCGTGGAGATCAATATAAGAGTCTCTAACAACGCCATCGGGCGAGATGAAGTTCCCTGGAAGGGTGACAGTGTAGATCTCCTCATAAGTGTCATCAAGGATGTGAACAGTGCCGTAACCAAAGCCAAGCTCCATCATGTTACCAGCCCAGAAGGTAATGACATCTTTGTTATACAAATTCTGCACTTTGAAGTTGGCCGACACCTCGGTAGGGCCTTGATACACAAGGTTGCCGTCCTCATCGTAGATGAGGGCCGCAGTGCCATTCGGCTGGTTACCCCGAGGCCCAATGAAGATGTAGCCAGGGTCAGTGGTCCCGGTCTTTTTCACCTCGAGCTGAGGAGGCGTGAAGTCAGCCGTCTGTAGAGTCATATACGGCCAAGTATCATCGGCAAGCGCCCCCATGGACAGCAGCAGGGTGCCGAAGACGGCGAGGAATCCACGGGTCATATTGCGTGATTGCGGGTACTCAATTCACAATGATAGTACAACGCTAATCAAGACAAGCATATATAGGATTTAGGTTATACTTTCGTAGAGTACAAAGCCAAAAGAACGATAAATGAGCGACGTGTGTCCCCTCTGATTCCGAAGTGGCACGGTCAAAATGAGGGTATTAAAGAATGACtgacaaaagcaaaaaataaaagagagataatcggaggaagagaagaacgcAGGGACTATTTTACACCATGGCCAATATTAATAGGgaaagaaggtggaaaaAATGAGGGAAAAGCCGAAGTGAAGAAGGGGTAAAGCGGGAAGTACACTCAGTGGGACCGTGGACCGTTACCTTACTTACCCTGTGGGGCACGGGAATAGAAAAATGGAGAAATAGGGAAAACAGAGGCACAAAATCAACGTCGATTCTTGTTACCAGGGCGGAAAAGCCGACGGTATGGAGACTTCAATCATAATTGGCCGTTTGGGCTGATGCTGATCGCGGTGGTCCGCCGGATGTCAATACAAGTGACACGCAAtaagatggggaagaaggcCTCACTAATCTGCCCCTCCAGCGCCGATCCCCTCGGCCTCGAGCCTCGAGGCCTATGAGCGGTGGATTCGCGACCAGAACCATGGTACAGACCTGGCGATTGACCGTGCGGTCCCATCATGGATCAACAAAATTGGCCGTTGTACTTTCTAtatgcttctttctttcttcctctctatttcttgttatttttctttttcttctttcgcaaGATCTAGTTGCTCGTACGTGATATGAGCGGCTGATAGGgcagaagaaaataaagactagGTATGACCACATGGCCCAACAGGGGTGTAGTGTTGATTGCCTCAGGCGGAAATCTCCACCAATTAAGGCCAAGAACACCAGTCCCTGAATGTTACGATCGGCAGCTTATCGCCACCCCTGAGTTTCATTACCCTTACGACAGTTTGTGTACTCTGGACGATAATACATTTCGATTAGCTGGAGAATTATCGGATAAGATTACATGGGACAATATTCAGCCCACCAATAATATAATCCCGTTCGCGTTGAAGTAGCGTGTGACGATGTAGTACATTGATAGCGGAGCGAAGCATTGAGGGCGTGTGTCCATGTCAGAGAGAGCATTCCGGCTAGCTGTAACTGGTCAATCGACTCCATCTGACTCCCGTGTTATTATTCAGTCCAACAGACTCATTGTTTTCATATCTACATCTACTATGTTGTCCCCATCAAACTGTCGCCACCTGCTCCGGTATGCATGGTGTGTGTAATGGATGACTTAGGGTAACTTGGTAACCGTGCTGACCAATAGTGACCCTGAAGCAAACGTAATGGTATATATTGATATGTTCTCATTTATATGGGAagctttttcctcttcttagATGAAGAATCCCCTAGAATCCTGCGTCATGCAACAGGCAGACGAATGACCATAACAAATAGTATAAAAGCGGCTTATGAACTTTATTAaagaaaagtataatataagaagaaagaagtataaAACAGTAAACTAGAACTAATCTATCAGATagatagttaataataagataaagTAGAAGCGAAtctaaaaactatatatataaagagttcggatattatagatctgaagaagcttattattaaatttctgTCTGATATTAGTATCCATTTCTAAGCATCCCCAACAGACGACAAGGATTGACTTCCTTTATGACCATGTTAATTCACGACATAGGTTTAATCCGTAGAAGATATCCAAAGCCCGCAACTGTTCCAGACCAACAGAGCGCTTTCATAGATTGGCACATTAAATCGGCTCAATGGTCATGCTAGGTCAGGGCTTTAAATATGGCTTGgccacctcttcttcgccatttAAAGAATTGCCCCAGCGCGGCCACCCCAGATAACCTTCCAAGCCAGACGTGTAAAAAGTTGGTCGATGATACCTGCTCAAGGGAAGTCCTCTAAAAAGCCGTTCAGGCAGGTCTGGGTTTGAAGTAAAATACCGACCAAACGCAGCCAAATCAATACGGCCTTCCGCGATAGCCTCATTAGCCGACTCTGCATCGTATCCACCTGCGCCGATGAGCGGAGTATTTTTCAGGAGACGTCGAAATGGCCAAATAGAAACCGACAATGTAGACGAGATTGACTCCGCACTGTTTTCCCTGTTGATGCTTCCAGAAAAGGCCCCTTCGTTACTTAATTGGTCATATCGCGGCTCCACCACATGCACATATGCAAGTTTCCTCTCCTCCAGTGACCTCGAGAACGCGGAAAATGTAGCCAATCGATCACTATCATGCGTCTCCTGAAGGACATGATACGGCGCGAGGCGAATAGCGGTCCGGTGATTCCCAATGGCTTGAGTAACCGCATCCACAACCTCCAGTGGGAACTTGAGTCTTGCTTCAATTGCCGGACCCCCGTACTCATCGTTCCTGGTGTTGATATTATCATGCACAAAGCTGTCAAGCAAATAACCATTCGCCCCGTGGATCTCGACGCCGTCAAAACCAGCAATTCCAACGGCTAATCGCGCCGCATGCGCGAATGCGTCCACGACCTCTTTGATATCTTTCCCTGTCATTGCGTGACTCTCCACGTAGGGCTCTGTACCATTTTTATCCCCGAATAACATATGCATTCCCGGCAAATGTGCTGATGTGGAACTCAATGGCGCTAACCCACCAATCTGACTGGGTACTGAAACTCGTCCGACGTGCCAGAGCTGCACAAAAAATATACCCCCGCGTTCATGGACAGCGTCCGTGATAGGCTTCCAGGCCAAGGCTTGTTCATGAGTCCACAGACCAGGAGTATTCGGAAATCCTTTCCCACGTGGGTGGATGACCGTTCCTTCCGAGATAAGGAGTGAGCCTTGGGTCGTGCGTTCAGCGTAGTATGTTGCGGAGGAGGCATTTGGGATGGCTGTGATGTCTGAGGAGCGCATCCGGGTCATAGGAGCTAGGACAACGCGGTGATTGAGAGTTAAAGAAGGGGAGGTGAACGGTTGTTGAAGTGGGGTCATTTTGGAAGTTGAGGCAATGGCAAAGGGGCACTAGTAGATGGTATTATAATCTAGCGGGGGAAGAGTTACTTGTTgaaagtcaaaaagaaaagtggtcTGAGGGGTTCTTATAAACTTATATCTACATATACATAGGCAACCAGAGAAAGTAAAGTAACTAGTGAGAAATGCTTAGAAATCCGGTGCAACGGAAGGATGAAACCAGACTAGTATCCTGCACGTGTGATAGGTTCATTAGGGACGTATATCTGAGGGTCAGAATTGACAAAAATAGGTACGGCAAACATCCCCCATTTAGACTGGAAACACGTATACTATTTTCCATACACTAACACTGGTCCGTCCCTGTCAGAAGATTACAAGTGCTTCTACGTCATCCCGCAAGGCCCTTGAGACAGCCCGAGGCAGCTACACAGGTATTGATCCTTGTTATAGGTTCTATTTGCTCATACCGGCTTACTCCGCTTGTGAGTGAATGCCCAGCGCACCGTGGAGACGGGGAACCAATCAATCTCAGGATTATGCTGCCAGGCAGTTCGAACTTCGATGCATATCTAAACCTGGTTCCAATCAATTTGCGCAAAAGCAGTGTCCAGCCCAGTGAGTTGTGCAGTATCAATGCCCAAATCGTCCTTGCGCAGAAGCGTGACGCCCGGTTTCCTCCACGAGGCCTCTCCAACGGCTTCCCAAAATTGCAACATCACGCCCATCTCCAACCCCCAGGCTGGAAACAGCTGATTATACGCCTCTAGTGTACTTGGGACATAAGAGGTTGGCTTGCCGGTGACCTTTCCCCAGCGCTCGAGTAGCTCTCCGTTGGTGAGTGTTTCCACCTCTGCATGAACATACCTTCCGCGAGTAAGCGCTGGCTGTCTAAGAACCGCCTCGACAAAAATTCCCACATTCTTTCGATGGTCTCCAATAGTGGTAATTGGAGTAGATGGTCCAACCGGTTGCACCCAGGCGTATTTGCCACTGGTTTTGAGCAGACTGGGAGTGAAAAGCGGGAACGTCAAGTTGGACGCGTAGTAAGCAACCCAGAGAAAAGTAGTCTTGGCTGCAAGATCAGGGAATTGCTTCAGGATATACTCATCAACACTGGCCTTTGATTCAAAGTGCGGCGTGTGGTATTTTCCCTGGGACAGTGTGGCAGACGATGGAAGGGTTGACCAGATGTAGTGAGATAACCCGCTAGTCTCAGCAGCGGCCTTGGCCAGGTTCTTTGCCTGGGCTAACTCACGCTTCTCGGCCTCCTGTGGACCGTATTTCATGAATGGCTCGAAGAAATCGGTCACGGCAAAGATAGCATGTGCTCCCTGGCGATATCAGTAAGACGCCGTCGTTAACCAAATAAAGGAAATTCCCATACTCTGAAGGCCTCCACCAAGCTGGCTTCATCATTAAGATCACCATGGACAATCTCAACACCTCGGTCACGTAGAGGCTGAGTTTTCGCTGGGGTGAGATTGCGAAGGACGGCACGAATTTGATAACGTCCGGACTCGAGCAATGCATCAATCACTGAGCCGCCCTGGCCGCCCGTAGCACCagtaacaacaacaataggCTTCTCAAAAGGCATTTTATGATGATATTATGTTCAAAGAAGGTAGCTGAAGCAGAATCTGGCCCTTCAAACATGTCTTGTGAAGCTCGAAGCGCGGCTTTATAGTTGTAAGATGCGGGCCGCTAtgaaaatcaaataataCCAGCTCTCCGAATTCCCCAAAAGGCCTTGCATTATGCCAGCCAAGTGCACAGCGTCAGCAGATTCGTGATCGTGTTTGGCTCTCGCCAGAAGAGCAGAAGACTCTTTTCGTGCATGGGGTGTATTCTTGGCGATGGCAAAGTAGAGGACAAACCCAAAGGGGAAATACTTGTCCGTGCCTCCTCAAAGCCCATTCGCTAATTGTAAGAACACTAAATCTTGCTCAAAGTGCGGAAACCAATCAAAGCAGTGAAATATGTTCTAGGCTTGCGAAGGGCTATCCATGACTTTCTATAAGCTTTGCAGGCCCGAAAGGAGCAACGGAAATATTGGAGTACAGTATTTGTCATAAGCCTTGCTGATAACCGCTAGTCAGTTGACAAAAGTGGAATTTCCGTATCACAACCAAGCCGCTTCACGTTCCAACTAGATAGCATTGTCCTCACTGGGTTTAGCTACAATCTTTCATGGACGCCTCTATTCAGCTCTGTCTCAGAATTAAGCTGGTGCATACGAAAACATCCCGCCCGCTTTCGCCACTACAATACAGGCCACCGCCTCACATGGGGTGATGACTATACTAACCAATGCACAATCTGAACATACTCTTTCGACGTGGTTGCCCTAAGGGATGAGAGAACCGAAAAGCGCCATTTGCTATGTCTGAGCTACTATCATTCGCAATATACCATTGCTGGCTCCTCATTCACCGGCTTGTAATCGTATGTCTTTTGTTCCCAGGATGAGCCATGTGCCATAGCTGCGACGTGTTATGTTTACTAACAAATAATAGGACGTCTAGATAAGTTCGGGCCAATCTGACCTGCCGTTCTATAACGGAGAATGTCTGTGATCTTTCGATGGATCTGGCTCGCCCTTGTCGTTTATATTTC contains the following coding sequences:
- a CDS encoding ASST-domain-containing protein, translating into MTRGFLAVFGTLLLSMGALADDTWPYMTLQTADFTPPQLEVKKTGTTDPGYIFIGPRGNQPNGTAALIYDEDGNLVYQGPTEVSANFKVQNLYNKDVITFWAGNMMELGFGYGTVHILDDTYEEIYTVTLPGNFISPDGVVRDSYIDLHESHVTSRNTLLVTAYNITQYDLTSIGGKMDDYMLDGMFFEIDIATNNIVYQWSALEHIQAIPLEQSKQGLGDDYGTQEKPWDAYHINSVELVDGGWIISLRHYWSGYFIAENGTVMWRLSGEKSVGDFEIDDGAIFSWQHDMRVYNQTNEGMVLDLFNNANTPTETVAPTTGLSLSLDLVNRKVTTLRTMNDGDDVIHSVSQGSYQLMSEETNHVFMGYGSISKVKEFDADNNAVLTAQFGDDNAVASYRGYKCQWKATPFWKPAVVIERHSTSATVHMSWNGATEYDNWAIYTASSPEATDHTFITSAKRTGFETAVDVNNLRSPYFQVVARKGNVPLSSIIVPVA
- a CDS encoding flavin oxidoreductase/12-oxophytodienoate reductase; its protein translation is MPFEKPIVVVTGATGGQGGSVIDALLESGRYQIRAVLRNLTPAKTQPLRDRGVEIVHGDLNDEASLVEAFRGAHAIFAVTDFFEPFMKYGPQEAEKRELAQAKNLAKAAAETSGLSHYIWSTLPSSATLSQGKYHTPHFESKASVDEYILKQFPDLAAKTTFLWVAYYASNLTFPLFTPSLLKTSGKYAWVQPVGPSTPITTIGDHRKNVGIFVEAVLRQPALTRGRYVHAEVETLTNGELLERWGKVTGKPTSYVPSTLEAYNQLFPAWGLEMGVMLQFWEAVGEASWRKPGVTLLRKDDLGIDTAQLTGLDTAFAQIDWNQHNPEIDWFPVSTVRWAFTHKRSKPHFSLVTLLSLVAYCPFAIASTSKMTPLQQPFTSPSLTLNHRVVLAPMTRMRSSDITAIPNASSATYYAERTTQGSLLISEGTVIHPRGKGFPNTPGLWTHEQALAWKPITDAVHERGGIFFVQLWHVGRVSVPSQIGGLAPLSSTSAHLPGMHMLFGDKNGTEPYVESHAMTGKDIKEVVDAFAHAARLAVGIAGFDGVEIHGANGYLLDSFVHDNINTRNDEYGGPAIEARLKFPLEVVDAVTQAIGNHRTAIRLAPYHVLQETHDSDRLATFSAFSRSLEERKLAYVHVVEPRYDQLSNEGAFSGSINRENSAESISSTLSVSIWPFRRLLKNTPLIGAGGYDAESANEAIAEGRIDLAAFGRYFTSNPDLPERLFRGLPLSRYHRPTFYTSGLEGYLGWPRWGNSLNGEEEVAKPYLKP